In Humulus lupulus chromosome 6, drHumLupu1.1, whole genome shotgun sequence, a single genomic region encodes these proteins:
- the LOC133782437 gene encoding uncharacterized protein LOC133782437 isoform X4 → MADCEPPSFSLGFDFGFESEPQIPVQEPSIPPQQPAPVPPVVDPSDLTPLDDDGDKLGPEVADSDLDTRPDPPRIFKRLRRGPPKLPKKPPLSGDVCTEVNPSAQQLHAMCSSSKIPLHGCGAIRNSSSQWKAIKNKPVSTSTASASVESSHNEKLFRNVTVSPLRKFQLIDSDSDDTSTSEEVIIKENHKQNAGHPTTTGEQIRKASDFMPQGVDLWKDFCPVKSVCTPVLDEFCEEYFRSLNDMKASEKMGKRNGQNIEQSLNVANSLLPAHRYFLHHDPRVRKLVHNRLSNFFPLGIDENSENQQCRALFIDYMGQFGNREAPKRQATQQVILGSSKRGRNKANEELLLGSRGSSNLQKGKVTQSSTAKKSSNKRNSKSVKQSAGEVFNASEKWVDPKQGSTSRKTSVKRSSKRGCSTAQTSSPGEGLHSWVDPRSSAQSNGQSVGHWFTGSDGRKVYVNKNGQELTGQIAYRQYKKDRGAGSNKAKMKTSSKRKKT, encoded by the exons ATGGCGGACTGCGAACCTCCCTCGTTCTCTCTGGGCTTCGATTTTGGTTTCGAATCGGAGCCCCAAATACCTGTTCAGGAACCCTCCATTCCCCCTCAACAACCAGCTCCAGTTCCTCCTGTTGTCGACCCAAGCGACCTAACGCCTCTTGATGACGACGGAGACAAATTAGGACCTGAAGTCGCGGATTCGGATCTCGATACCCGTCCAGATCCACCTCGGATTTTCAAACGCCTCAGGCGAGGACCGCCCAAGTTGCCCAAGAAGCCGCCGCTCAGTGGTGATG TGTGTACAGAAGTAAATCCATCAGCACAACAACTTCATGCCATGTGTAGTAGTTCAAAGATTCCTTTACATGGATGTGGAGCTATTAGAAACTCATCAAGCCAGTGGAAGGCAATAAAAAACAAGCCAGTTTCAACTTCAACAGCTTCTGCAAGCGTGGAATCAAGCCACAATGAAAAGTTGTTTCGAAATGTAACTGTTAGTCCTCTTCGAAAGTTCCAGTTAATTGATTCTGATTCAGATGATACTTCCACAAGTGAAGAAGTTATAATCAAGGAAAATCACAAACAAAACGCTGGCCATCCTACCACTACTGGTGAACAAATAAGAAAAGCTTCAGATTTTATGCCCCAGGGAGTGGATTTATGGAAAGATTTCTGTCCAGTTAAGAGTGTTTGTACACCTGTTTTAGACGAGTTCTGTGAAGAATACTTCCGCTCTTTGAATGATATGAAAGCATCTGAGAAAATGGGAAAAAGAAATGGCCAAAACATTGAACAGTCCTTGAATGTGGCTAATTCACTTCTGCCTGCACATCGTTACTTTCTCCATCATGATCCTAGGGTTCGGAAGTTAGTTCACAATCGCTTATCCAATTTCTTCCCGTTAGGTATTGATGAGAACAGTGAAAATCAACAGTGTCGTGCATTGTTTATTGATTACAT GGGACAATTTGGTAACAGAGAAGCTCCTAAACGACAAGCAACTCAACAAGTTATTCTCGGGAGTTCAAAGAGAGGAAGAAACAAAGCAAATGAAGAACTCTTGCTTGGTTCTCGAGGCTCCAGTAACCTACAAAAAGGCAAAGTAACACAAAGTAGTACTGCTAAGAAAAGCTCAAATAAGAGAAATAGTAAGTCAGTAAAACAAAGTGCTGGGGAAGTTTTTAATGCTTCTGAGAAGTGGGTAGATCCAAAACAAGGGAGCACATCAAGAAAAACTAGTGTTAAGAGAAGCTCAAAGAGAGGGTGCAGTACAGCACAAACATCCAGCCCTGGAGAAGGCCTCCATAGCTGGGTGGATCCCAGAAGCAGTGCTCAATCAAATGGTCAATCTGTTGGTCATTGGTTTACAGGCTCAGATGGACGAAAG GTTTATGTCAATAAAAATGGGCAAGAGCTGACCGGTCAAATTGCTTACAGGCAATACAAGAAG GATAGAGGAGCAGGCTCAAATAAAGCCAAAATGAAAACGAGTTCCAAAAGGAAAAAAACTTGA
- the LOC133782437 gene encoding uncharacterized protein LOC133782437 isoform X3, whose protein sequence is MADCEPPSFSLGFDFGFESEPQIPVQEPSIPPQQPAPVPPVVDPSDLTPLDDDGDKLGPEVADSDLDTRPDPPRIFKRLRRGPPKLPKKPPLSGDGEDDIEDFSSQEDILHEVNPSAQQLHAMCSSSKIPLHGCGAIRNSSSQWKAIKNKPVSTSTASASVESSHNEKLFRNVTVSPLRKFQLIDSDSDDTSTSEEVIIKENHKQNAGHPTTTGEQIRKASDFMPQGVDLWKDFCPVKSVCTPVLDEFCEEYFRSLNDMKASEKMGKRNGQNIEQSLNVANSLLPAHRYFLHHDPRVRKLVHNRLSNFFPLGIDENSENQQCRALFIDYMGQFGNREAPKRQATQQVILGSSKRGRNKANEELLLGSRGSSNLQKGKVTQSSTAKKSSNKRNSKSVKQSAGEVFNASEKWVDPKQGSTSRKTSVKRSSKRGCSTAQTSSPGEGLHSWVDPRSSAQSNGQSVGHWFTGSDGRKVYVNKNGQELTGQIAYRQYKKDRGAGSNKAKMKTSSKRKKT, encoded by the exons ATGGCGGACTGCGAACCTCCCTCGTTCTCTCTGGGCTTCGATTTTGGTTTCGAATCGGAGCCCCAAATACCTGTTCAGGAACCCTCCATTCCCCCTCAACAACCAGCTCCAGTTCCTCCTGTTGTCGACCCAAGCGACCTAACGCCTCTTGATGACGACGGAGACAAATTAGGACCTGAAGTCGCGGATTCGGATCTCGATACCCGTCCAGATCCACCTCGGATTTTCAAACGCCTCAGGCGAGGACCGCCCAAGTTGCCCAAGAAGCCGCCGCTCAGTGGTGATGGTGAGGATGATATCGAAGATTTCTCCTCACAAGAGGATATTTTACATG AAGTAAATCCATCAGCACAACAACTTCATGCCATGTGTAGTAGTTCAAAGATTCCTTTACATGGATGTGGAGCTATTAGAAACTCATCAAGCCAGTGGAAGGCAATAAAAAACAAGCCAGTTTCAACTTCAACAGCTTCTGCAAGCGTGGAATCAAGCCACAATGAAAAGTTGTTTCGAAATGTAACTGTTAGTCCTCTTCGAAAGTTCCAGTTAATTGATTCTGATTCAGATGATACTTCCACAAGTGAAGAAGTTATAATCAAGGAAAATCACAAACAAAACGCTGGCCATCCTACCACTACTGGTGAACAAATAAGAAAAGCTTCAGATTTTATGCCCCAGGGAGTGGATTTATGGAAAGATTTCTGTCCAGTTAAGAGTGTTTGTACACCTGTTTTAGACGAGTTCTGTGAAGAATACTTCCGCTCTTTGAATGATATGAAAGCATCTGAGAAAATGGGAAAAAGAAATGGCCAAAACATTGAACAGTCCTTGAATGTGGCTAATTCACTTCTGCCTGCACATCGTTACTTTCTCCATCATGATCCTAGGGTTCGGAAGTTAGTTCACAATCGCTTATCCAATTTCTTCCCGTTAGGTATTGATGAGAACAGTGAAAATCAACAGTGTCGTGCATTGTTTATTGATTACAT GGGACAATTTGGTAACAGAGAAGCTCCTAAACGACAAGCAACTCAACAAGTTATTCTCGGGAGTTCAAAGAGAGGAAGAAACAAAGCAAATGAAGAACTCTTGCTTGGTTCTCGAGGCTCCAGTAACCTACAAAAAGGCAAAGTAACACAAAGTAGTACTGCTAAGAAAAGCTCAAATAAGAGAAATAGTAAGTCAGTAAAACAAAGTGCTGGGGAAGTTTTTAATGCTTCTGAGAAGTGGGTAGATCCAAAACAAGGGAGCACATCAAGAAAAACTAGTGTTAAGAGAAGCTCAAAGAGAGGGTGCAGTACAGCACAAACATCCAGCCCTGGAGAAGGCCTCCATAGCTGGGTGGATCCCAGAAGCAGTGCTCAATCAAATGGTCAATCTGTTGGTCATTGGTTTACAGGCTCAGATGGACGAAAG GTTTATGTCAATAAAAATGGGCAAGAGCTGACCGGTCAAATTGCTTACAGGCAATACAAGAAG GATAGAGGAGCAGGCTCAAATAAAGCCAAAATGAAAACGAGTTCCAAAAGGAAAAAAACTTGA
- the LOC133782437 gene encoding uncharacterized protein LOC133782437 isoform X2, whose translation MADCEPPSFSLGFDFGFESEPQIPVQEPSIPPQQPAPVPPVVDPSDLTPLDDDGDKLGPEVADSDLDTRPDPPRIFKRLRRGPPKLPKKPPLSGDGEDDIEDFSSQEDILHVCTEVNPSAQQLHAMCSSSKIPLHGCGAIRNSSSQWKAIKNKPVSTSTASASVESSHNEKLFRNVTVSPLRKFQLIDSDSDDTSTSEEVIIKENHKQNAGHPTTTGEQIRKASDFMPQGVDLWKDFCPVKSVCTPVLDEFCEEYFRSLNDMKASEKMGKRNGQNIEQSLNVANSLLPAHRYFLHHDPRVRKLVHNRLSNFFPLGIDENSENQQCRALFIDYMGQFGNREAPKRQATQQVILGSSKRGRNKANEELLLGSRGSSNLQKGKVTQSSTAKKSSNKRNSKSVKQSAGEVFNASEKWVDPKQGSTSRKTSVKRSSKRGCSTAQTSSPGEGLHSWVDPRSSAQSNGQSVGHWFTGSDGRKVYVNKNGQELTGQIAYRQYKKDRGAGSNKAKMKTSSKRKKT comes from the exons ATGGCGGACTGCGAACCTCCCTCGTTCTCTCTGGGCTTCGATTTTGGTTTCGAATCGGAGCCCCAAATACCTGTTCAGGAACCCTCCATTCCCCCTCAACAACCAGCTCCAGTTCCTCCTGTTGTCGACCCAAGCGACCTAACGCCTCTTGATGACGACGGAGACAAATTAGGACCTGAAGTCGCGGATTCGGATCTCGATACCCGTCCAGATCCACCTCGGATTTTCAAACGCCTCAGGCGAGGACCGCCCAAGTTGCCCAAGAAGCCGCCGCTCAGTGGTGATGGTGAGGATGATATCGAAGATTTCTCCTCACAAGAGGATATTTTACATG TGTGTACAGAAGTAAATCCATCAGCACAACAACTTCATGCCATGTGTAGTAGTTCAAAGATTCCTTTACATGGATGTGGAGCTATTAGAAACTCATCAAGCCAGTGGAAGGCAATAAAAAACAAGCCAGTTTCAACTTCAACAGCTTCTGCAAGCGTGGAATCAAGCCACAATGAAAAGTTGTTTCGAAATGTAACTGTTAGTCCTCTTCGAAAGTTCCAGTTAATTGATTCTGATTCAGATGATACTTCCACAAGTGAAGAAGTTATAATCAAGGAAAATCACAAACAAAACGCTGGCCATCCTACCACTACTGGTGAACAAATAAGAAAAGCTTCAGATTTTATGCCCCAGGGAGTGGATTTATGGAAAGATTTCTGTCCAGTTAAGAGTGTTTGTACACCTGTTTTAGACGAGTTCTGTGAAGAATACTTCCGCTCTTTGAATGATATGAAAGCATCTGAGAAAATGGGAAAAAGAAATGGCCAAAACATTGAACAGTCCTTGAATGTGGCTAATTCACTTCTGCCTGCACATCGTTACTTTCTCCATCATGATCCTAGGGTTCGGAAGTTAGTTCACAATCGCTTATCCAATTTCTTCCCGTTAGGTATTGATGAGAACAGTGAAAATCAACAGTGTCGTGCATTGTTTATTGATTACAT GGGACAATTTGGTAACAGAGAAGCTCCTAAACGACAAGCAACTCAACAAGTTATTCTCGGGAGTTCAAAGAGAGGAAGAAACAAAGCAAATGAAGAACTCTTGCTTGGTTCTCGAGGCTCCAGTAACCTACAAAAAGGCAAAGTAACACAAAGTAGTACTGCTAAGAAAAGCTCAAATAAGAGAAATAGTAAGTCAGTAAAACAAAGTGCTGGGGAAGTTTTTAATGCTTCTGAGAAGTGGGTAGATCCAAAACAAGGGAGCACATCAAGAAAAACTAGTGTTAAGAGAAGCTCAAAGAGAGGGTGCAGTACAGCACAAACATCCAGCCCTGGAGAAGGCCTCCATAGCTGGGTGGATCCCAGAAGCAGTGCTCAATCAAATGGTCAATCTGTTGGTCATTGGTTTACAGGCTCAGATGGACGAAAG GTTTATGTCAATAAAAATGGGCAAGAGCTGACCGGTCAAATTGCTTACAGGCAATACAAGAAG GATAGAGGAGCAGGCTCAAATAAAGCCAAAATGAAAACGAGTTCCAAAAGGAAAAAAACTTGA
- the LOC133782437 gene encoding uncharacterized protein LOC133782437 isoform X1, giving the protein MADCEPPSFSLGFDFGFESEPQIPVQEPSIPPQQPAPVPPVVDPSDLTPLDDDGDKLGPEVADSDLDTRPDPPRIFKRLRRGPPKLPKKPPLSGDGEDDIEDFSSQEDILHAKVCTEVNPSAQQLHAMCSSSKIPLHGCGAIRNSSSQWKAIKNKPVSTSTASASVESSHNEKLFRNVTVSPLRKFQLIDSDSDDTSTSEEVIIKENHKQNAGHPTTTGEQIRKASDFMPQGVDLWKDFCPVKSVCTPVLDEFCEEYFRSLNDMKASEKMGKRNGQNIEQSLNVANSLLPAHRYFLHHDPRVRKLVHNRLSNFFPLGIDENSENQQCRALFIDYMGQFGNREAPKRQATQQVILGSSKRGRNKANEELLLGSRGSSNLQKGKVTQSSTAKKSSNKRNSKSVKQSAGEVFNASEKWVDPKQGSTSRKTSVKRSSKRGCSTAQTSSPGEGLHSWVDPRSSAQSNGQSVGHWFTGSDGRKVYVNKNGQELTGQIAYRQYKKDRGAGSNKAKMKTSSKRKKT; this is encoded by the exons ATGGCGGACTGCGAACCTCCCTCGTTCTCTCTGGGCTTCGATTTTGGTTTCGAATCGGAGCCCCAAATACCTGTTCAGGAACCCTCCATTCCCCCTCAACAACCAGCTCCAGTTCCTCCTGTTGTCGACCCAAGCGACCTAACGCCTCTTGATGACGACGGAGACAAATTAGGACCTGAAGTCGCGGATTCGGATCTCGATACCCGTCCAGATCCACCTCGGATTTTCAAACGCCTCAGGCGAGGACCGCCCAAGTTGCCCAAGAAGCCGCCGCTCAGTGGTGATGGTGAGGATGATATCGAAGATTTCTCCTCACAAGAGGATATTTTACATG CAAAAGTGTGTACAGAAGTAAATCCATCAGCACAACAACTTCATGCCATGTGTAGTAGTTCAAAGATTCCTTTACATGGATGTGGAGCTATTAGAAACTCATCAAGCCAGTGGAAGGCAATAAAAAACAAGCCAGTTTCAACTTCAACAGCTTCTGCAAGCGTGGAATCAAGCCACAATGAAAAGTTGTTTCGAAATGTAACTGTTAGTCCTCTTCGAAAGTTCCAGTTAATTGATTCTGATTCAGATGATACTTCCACAAGTGAAGAAGTTATAATCAAGGAAAATCACAAACAAAACGCTGGCCATCCTACCACTACTGGTGAACAAATAAGAAAAGCTTCAGATTTTATGCCCCAGGGAGTGGATTTATGGAAAGATTTCTGTCCAGTTAAGAGTGTTTGTACACCTGTTTTAGACGAGTTCTGTGAAGAATACTTCCGCTCTTTGAATGATATGAAAGCATCTGAGAAAATGGGAAAAAGAAATGGCCAAAACATTGAACAGTCCTTGAATGTGGCTAATTCACTTCTGCCTGCACATCGTTACTTTCTCCATCATGATCCTAGGGTTCGGAAGTTAGTTCACAATCGCTTATCCAATTTCTTCCCGTTAGGTATTGATGAGAACAGTGAAAATCAACAGTGTCGTGCATTGTTTATTGATTACAT GGGACAATTTGGTAACAGAGAAGCTCCTAAACGACAAGCAACTCAACAAGTTATTCTCGGGAGTTCAAAGAGAGGAAGAAACAAAGCAAATGAAGAACTCTTGCTTGGTTCTCGAGGCTCCAGTAACCTACAAAAAGGCAAAGTAACACAAAGTAGTACTGCTAAGAAAAGCTCAAATAAGAGAAATAGTAAGTCAGTAAAACAAAGTGCTGGGGAAGTTTTTAATGCTTCTGAGAAGTGGGTAGATCCAAAACAAGGGAGCACATCAAGAAAAACTAGTGTTAAGAGAAGCTCAAAGAGAGGGTGCAGTACAGCACAAACATCCAGCCCTGGAGAAGGCCTCCATAGCTGGGTGGATCCCAGAAGCAGTGCTCAATCAAATGGTCAATCTGTTGGTCATTGGTTTACAGGCTCAGATGGACGAAAG GTTTATGTCAATAAAAATGGGCAAGAGCTGACCGGTCAAATTGCTTACAGGCAATACAAGAAG GATAGAGGAGCAGGCTCAAATAAAGCCAAAATGAAAACGAGTTCCAAAAGGAAAAAAACTTGA
- the LOC133785388 gene encoding uncharacterized protein LOC133785388 — protein sequence MATSASHYLLDESVEALNQIDGISEEVYAKAIEKFENEDKMSLNVARFNKDNLLDDSDDEFGEILLYFACEEYNQLYLSKQPCRNSSLSGHEYVMEVLHGHWSRCYDLFRMNKDVFKLFCDVLKEKKIIEELMISHSISTTSHYFRKVLKAICRLSKELITPSSFDVTPPQIRFDPRYYSFFKFTYVVLGWEGLANDARILLECATNPDYGFPMPPQGKYYLVDSGYTNMPGLLSPYRGERYHLGQYTDLNPIGKKELFNYRHSSLRNIIERCFGVLKARFPILKQMPSYDLRIRKYIVIACCGIHNFIRINAEADVYFDGGEGNSEVQATTLQSTDGTLTDSVEFSISRTHIREMTHVRDEIADHIWRASRR from the exons ATGGCAACATCTGCATCACATTACTTATTGGATGAGAGTGTTGAAGCTCTTAATCAAATTGATGGAATTAGTGAAGAAGTATACGCAAAAGCTATTGAGAAGTTTGAGAACGAG GATAAAATGTCTTTAAACGTTGCTCGGTTCAACAAGGATAATTTACTGGATGATTCAGATGATGAGTTTGGAGAGATTTTGTTATATTTTGCTTGTGAGGAATATAATCAATTATATCTATCTAAGCAACCTTGTAGAAATTCATCTCTTTCAGGCCATGAATACGTTATGGAAGTGTTGCATGGGCATTGGAGTAGATGTTATGATTTGTTCAGAATGAACAAAGATGTCTTCAAACTATTTTGTGATgttctaaaagaaaaaaaaattattgaagaaCTCATGATATCT CACTCCATCTCAACCACATCTCATTATTTTAGGAAGGTTTTGAAGGCAATATGTCGTCTATCCAAAGAACTAATTACTCCATCTTCATTTGATGTAACTCCTCCACAAATTCGATTCGATCCAAGATACTATTCATTTTTTAAG TTCACATATGTTGTCCTTGGATGGGAAGGATTAGCTAATGATGCACGGATTCTTCTAGAATGTGCCACAAATCCAGATTATGGATTTCCAATGCCACCCCAAG GAAAATATTATCTTGTTGATTCTGGCTATACAAACATGCCTGGTCTTCTTTCGCCATATCGAGGGGAAAGGTATCATTTGGGCCAGTACACAGATCTTAATCCCATAGGCAAAAAAGAGCTTTTCAATTATCGACACTCTTCCTTGAGAAATATCATTGAGCGGTGTTTCGGCGTGTTGAAGGCTCGCTTTCCAATCCTAAAACAAATGCCTTCATATGATCTAAGAATACGAAAGTACATTGTCATTGCTTGCTGTGGGATTCACAATTTTATAAGGATAAATGCAGAAGCAGATGTATATTTTGATGGAGGTGAAGGTAATTCTGAAGTACAGGCCACCACTTTACAAAGCACGGATGGAACTTTGACTGATAGTGTAGAGTTCAGTATTTCTAGAACTCATATACGTGAAATGACTCATGTTCGTGATGAAATTGCTGATCATATATGGAGAGCTAGTCGACGATAA
- the LOC133782438 gene encoding L10-interacting MYB domain-containing protein-like — MAGVDNEVLIIENNDEASVWTQKHEEIFIELMEEEVLKGNKNTTTFTKQSWKYIKEELCARAKRNYSDMQLRNKYNQLKQKHKDFKSLLKETGMGYNAVTGEVSATDEVWDKLIRVNKSAKRFRKKGCKFYEKLCTIFGDTTATGSNARPSTRSPSNDGDNNDDDATSISRSTRNEESSFDEDGSKRRGKSTATSNSRSVKRAKFSSALADALATYNETAKRKTELIKR; from the exons ATGGCAGGTGTTGATAATGAAGTTCTTATTATTGAGAATAATGATGAGGCTTCTGTTTGGACTCAAAAGCATGAAGAAATTTTCATTGAACTTATGGAAGAAGAAGTCCTAAAGGGAAATAAGAATACCACAACCTTTACCAAGCAATCATGGAAATATATAAAGGAAGAGCTTTGTGCACGAGCAAAAAGAAATTATAGTGATATGCAACTAAGGAACAAATACAATCAATTAAAGCAAAAGCATAAGGATTTTAAGTCTTTACTAAAAGAGACTGGTATGGGATACAATGCAGTGACTGGAGAAGTTAGTGCGACAGATGAAGTTTGGGATAAACTTATTcgg GTTAACAAGTCTGCTAAAAGATTTAGAAAGAAAGGTTGTAAGTTTTATGAGAAATTATGCACTATATTTGGTGATACTACTGCAACTGGTTCCAATGCTCGTCCTTCAACTCGAAGTCCTTCTAATGATGgagataataatgatgatgatgcaaCATCGATAAGCCGTTCTACTAGGAATGAAGAAAGTAGTTTTGATGAGGATGGTAGCAAAAGAAGAGGTAAATCAACAGCCACTTCGAACTCTCGATCAGTAAAAAGAGCAAAGTTCTCATCAGCTTTGGCAGATGCACTGGCAACATATAATGAAACTGCAAAGCGAAAGACAGAATTGATAAAGAGATAA